The genomic DNA GACCATCAAGCGCAAGAGCCGTATTTTGCTTGAGAAATTACCGTATTTTCCACCAGCCGATCATCGCCCAGCACGATCATGGCGAACAGCAGCTCGTCCAGGCTGTCGGCCTGGGCCGTGCGGCGCGCCAGCAGCGGCGTGGCCTGGGGGTTGAGCACCACAAAGTCGGCCTCGCAACCGGGCTGCAGATTGCCCACCACGCCGGCCAGGCCCAGCGCCCTGGCGGCACCGGCCGTGTGCTGCCACCACAGGTGCGCGGGCGACAGGCTCAGGCCGCGCTTGGTCTGACCCTCGCGGCCCACGTAATACGCCGCCATCATGGTGTGAAACGGGCTGAAGCTGGTGCCACCACCCACGTCGCTCGCCAGCCCGTAGCCCACGCCCACGCGGTCGGCCTCGGCATAGTCGAAAAAGCCGCTGCCCAGAAACAGGTTGCTGGTGGGGCTGATGGCCGCCACCGCCCCGGTGTCGCGCAGCAGGGCGCGGTCTGCTTCGCCCAGATGGATGCAGTGGGCGTACACGGCGCGTTCGCGCAGAAGGCCGAAGTCGTCGTACACCGACAGGTAGCTGCGCGATGCCGGAAACAGCTCGCGTGCCCAGCGGATTTCATCGAGGTTCTCCGCCACATGCGACTGGATCCACACATCGGAGTAGCGCGCCGCCAGTTCCCCGGCGCCACGCAGCTGCGCGGGCGTGCTGGTGGGCGCAAAGCGTGGCGTGATGGCATAGCCCAGGCGGTCCACGCCATGCCAGCGCTGGATGAGGGCCTCGGTGTCGACCAGGCTCTGCTCGGTGTCGTCGCGCACGCCGTCGGGCGAGTGGCGGTCCTGCAGCACCTTGCCGGTGATCAGGCGCATCTGGTGGCGCTGCGCCTGAACGAACAACGCCTCGGCCGACGCGGGGTGCGAGGTGGCAAACGCCAGCGCGGTGGTCACGCCGTTGCGCAGCAATTCTGCTATGAAAAACTGAGCTACTTGCGCACTGTAGTCGGGCGCTGCGAAGCGTTTTTCATGGGGAAAGGTGTAGTTTTCCAGCCAGGGCAGCAGGCCTTCGGCCGGCGAGCCAATCACGTCGGTCTGCGGAAAGTGGATGTGCATGTCCACAAACCCGGGGGCAATGATGCGGCCCGGCAGGTGCTCGACCGGCCCGTCGCCAAAGCGGGGCGCCAGGTCAGACCAGGCCCCCGCGGCCAGCACCCGCTGGCGCCCCTGGGCATCCGGGCCCACGGCCAGCAGGCCATCTTGTTCATACAGGGCCGAGCCATCGTCGGCAAAGCGCAAAAGGGCGGAGCGAAATACAGGCATGGTTCATAGCTTAGCGGCAGGCAGCGGCGCTGCCGCCTTCGAAGGGCATCAGCGCGGCAGCTTGCCCTGCACCCCTTCGACCAGCCAGTTCATCTGCAGAATCTGCGGGTCGGAAAGCGTTTGCCCGGCGGGAATGACCTCATGGCCTTCGTTGTCACGCACGGCGGCCTTGCCGGCGCGGAAGGGGTGCAGCCTGCCCGCCCCCACCGCCTTCTGCGCGGCAAGCACCTCTTTTTGCACGGCTGCGGGCACGCGGCTGCCAAAGTCGCCCACGCGGATCATGCCCTCGCGCACGCCGCCCCACACATTGCCGCTTTTCCAGCTGCCGTTTTGCACGGCGCGCACGCGCTCGGTGTAGTAGTTGCCCCACTGGTGGGTGATGGCCACGATCTGCGCATCGGGCCCGATCCGG from Acidovorax sp. T1 includes the following:
- the guaD gene encoding guanine deaminase, giving the protein MPVFRSALLRFADDGSALYEQDGLLAVGPDAQGRQRVLAAGAWSDLAPRFGDGPVEHLPGRIIAPGFVDMHIHFPQTDVIGSPAEGLLPWLENYTFPHEKRFAAPDYSAQVAQFFIAELLRNGVTTALAFATSHPASAEALFVQAQRHQMRLITGKVLQDRHSPDGVRDDTEQSLVDTEALIQRWHGVDRLGYAITPRFAPTSTPAQLRGAGELAARYSDVWIQSHVAENLDEIRWARELFPASRSYLSVYDDFGLLRERAVYAHCIHLGEADRALLRDTGAVAAISPTSNLFLGSGFFDYAEADRVGVGYGLASDVGGGTSFSPFHTMMAAYYVGREGQTKRGLSLSPAHLWWQHTAGAARALGLAGVVGNLQPGCEADFVVLNPQATPLLARRTAQADSLDELLFAMIVLGDDRLVENTVISQAKYGSCA